In Candidatus Desulfatibia profunda, the DNA window CAGTTAAGGTATTATCTCGAATAAGCGATAACGCTCAATTGCAAATGGCGTCTTTTTGATTACACCCGCCCGCTTAGCAGGGCAATATACGTTTTACCGACGAAGATGAAATGAAAATTCTCGATGTGTTGCATAAGGATGCAATTATAGCCGACTTGAAAGCGCTCGATAAGAAAGGAATTCTTGAAGAGCTGGTAACGCCCATAGCCCGTATTGCCGGCATAAACCATGATTTTCTGGTAAGGGTGCTCTTGGAACGGGAACGACTGGGCAGCACCGGCATCGGTGAAGGTATCGGAATTCCGCACGGCAAACTAAAGGATCTGGATTCTCTGGTCTTGGGTTTCGGCCTGAGTCGCAAGGGGGCCGACTTTGAATCGATGGATGGACGGCCCGCCCATATCTTTTTTCTGCTGGTAACACCGGAAAATTCGACCGGTCTTCATTTGAAGCTGTTGGCCCGGATTTCAAGGATCCTTAAGAATGACCTTTTCAAGCAAAAACTTCTAAATGCCGCCGATAGCGATGAAATTTATTCCATTATCAGGGCGGAGGAAGAGGAGGAATTGTAAACTGTAATTCCTGTTAAACGTGAAAAAGCTGAAAATTATCATTATTACAGGTCTTTCGGGTTCCGGCAAGAGCACTGCAATTGCAGCTTTGGAGGATGTGGAATTTTATTGT includes these proteins:
- a CDS encoding PTS sugar transporter subunit IIA encodes the protein MKILDVLHKDAIIADLKALDKKGILEELVTPIARIAGINHDFLVRVLLERERLGSTGIGEGIGIPHGKLKDLDSLVLGFGLSRKGADFESMDGRPAHIFFLLVTPENSTGLHLKLLARISRILKNDLFKQKLLNAADSDEIYSIIRAEEEEEL